In Musa acuminata AAA Group cultivar baxijiao chromosome BXJ2-3, Cavendish_Baxijiao_AAA, whole genome shotgun sequence, the following proteins share a genomic window:
- the LOC103979187 gene encoding PTI1-like tyrosine-protein kinase 3, translating to MRRWLCCSCHVDESYQAHENEYLKSPTNDADGHKGSKYSAAPKSEAPKAPPPIEVPMLSLEVLNEKTDSFGSKSLVGEGSYGRVYFAVLDNGKQVAVKKLDTSSEDNSAEFLTQVSMVSRLKHENFVEMLGYCVEGNMRLLAYEFATMGSLHDVLHGRKGVQGAQPGPVLDWMQRVRIAVDAAKGLEYLHEKVQPSIIHRDIRSSNILLFDDFRAKIADFNLLNQAPDMAARLHSTRVLGTFGYHAPEYAMTGQLTQKSDVYSFGVVLLELLTGRKPVDHTMPRGQQSLVTWATPRLSEDKVKQCVDPRLKGDYPAKGVAKLAAVAALCVQYEAEFRPNMSIVVKALSPLLVNKPAPPPAAVPSQAPDA from the exons ATGCGACGTTGGTTGTGCTGTTCTTGTCATGTGGATGAGTCTTATCAGGCCCATGAGAATGAATACCTGAAGAGCCCAACAAATGATGCGGATG GACACAAAGGTTCAAAATATTCTGCTGCTCCTAAAAGTGAAGCCCCAAAGGCACCACCTCCTATTGAGGTGCCTATGTTGTCTTTAGAGGTATTGAACGAGAAGACTGATAGTTTTGGGTCAAAGTCTTTGGTTGGTGAAGGATCATACGGAAGGGTGTACTTTGCAGTTCTAGACAATGGGAAGCAGGTTGCTGTGAAAAAACTTGATACTTCATCAGAAGACAACTCCGCTGAATTTTTGACTCAG GTCTCTATGGTGTCAAGGTTGAAGCATGAAAACTTTGTTGAAATGCTGGGATATTGTGTTGAAGGAAATATGCGATTGTTAGCCTATGAGTTTGCAACCATGGGCTCTTTGCATGATGTTTTGCATG GCAGAAAAGGAGTCCAAGGTGCACAACCTGGTCCAGTTTTGGACTGGATGCAACGAGTGAGAATAGCTGTTGATGCAGCAAAAGGGTTAGAGTATCTTCATGAGAAAGTTCAGCCTTCCATAATACATCGGGATATCAGATCGAGCAATATCCTTCTATTCGATGACTTTAGGGCCAAAATTGCAGATTTTAACCTCTTAAATCAGGCTCCTGATATGGCTGCTCGTCTTCATTCTACTCGAGTCCTGGGAACTTTTGGTTATCATGCACCAGA GTATGCTATGACAGGCCAGCTGACACAGAAGAGTGATGTATATAGCTTTGGAGTTGTTCTTTTAGAACTGCTGACTGGTAGAAAACCTGTGGATCATACCATGCCTAGAGGGCAGCAGAGTCTTGTTACTTGG GCAACTCCTAGACTGAGTGAGGATAAAGTCAAACAATGTGTAGATCCAAGATTGAAGGGAGATTACCCAGCAAAAGGGGTTGCGAAG CTGGCAGCAGTGGCAGCTCTATGTGTCCAATACGAAGCTGAGTTTCGGCCCAATATGAGCATTGTGGTAAAAGCACTCTCTCCTCTTCTCGTAAATAAGCCGGCTCCCCCACCCGCGGCTGTTCCTTCCCAAGCTCCAGATGCCTGA